GATCGACCCACCTTATGAACTCAAAGAAGATTACGAATTAGTGGTGCAAGCGATTGTGGAAGGCTATAAGCGGTTTGCCACAGGCGTGTATGCCATTTGGTATCCTGTGGTGCTTCGCCAACATACCAAACGTATCGTTAAAGGTCTAGAAGCCACAGGCATTCGCAAAATTCTACAAATTGAACTTGCCGTTCGCCCCGATAGCGACCAACGGGGAATGACCGCCAGCGGAATGATTGTGATCAACCCACCGTGGCCGCTCGAAAGCCAGATGAAAAAAATCCTGCCGTATCTCACCGACGTGCTGGTGCCAGAAGGGACGGGAAGTTGGAAAGTAGAATGGCTCACGCCTGAATAATCCAAAATACAAGCGGTCAGATCACGTTAATATTTTACAAATGCAGGGAGATAAAATGGAACAATACAAACACGACTTCATTGAATTTTGCTTGAGCCGTAACGTGCTGAAATTTGGCGAGTTTACGCTCAAATCAGGCAGACAAAGCCCCTATTTCTTCAACGCAGGGCTGTTCAGCACGGGGAAAGATTTAGCGAAATTGGGTGAATTTTACGCACAAGCGATTGTCAAACGTGGCATTGAATTTGATGTGCTGTTTGGACCTGCTTACAAAGGCATTCCGATTGCCACCACCGTTGCGGTTGCACTTGCCAACCAATTTAACATCGACAAGCCCTGCTGTTTCAACCGTAAAGAAGCCAAAGACCACGGCGAAGGCGGCAATTTAATTGGCAGTGGCTTGTTCGGCAAAATTTTATTGGTTGATGATGTGATCACCGCTGGCACGGCAATTCGTGAGTCAATGGAAATTATCAACGCCAACAACGCAGAATTAGCTGGCGTGTTGATTGCATTAAACCGCAAAGAAAAAGGCAAAGGCGAACTTTCTGCCATTCAAGAAGTAGAAAGAGATTACGGCTGCCAAGTGTTTTCGATTATTGATTTTGACGATTTGTTGCAATATCTCGAAAAATCAGCTCAGTACTCACCTTTTTTACCGAAAATGGAAGCATATAGGAGTTTATATGGCGTTTAAATCTTGGCTTATTGCTACCGCATTGCTACTTTCTCCATCACTTTGGGCACAAGAAATCAAAGCACAGACTTTGAAAGAGATGTCGCTTTCCTCCACGGAACTGGCAGATATTTGTAAGCGACTGCCAAAGTGCAATCCCAATTCTGGACAGCTATTTAAACGAAAATCCCCTGAGGAATACTATTTCATCGACGACACGCCACAACTTGCACTCTTAACCAAAGCTGATACTTATCAGCTCAAACAGCGGTGGGATTTTGCCGATTATGTTCACGACAGCCAAATTACCCGAGCGGCAAGTGATTCTCGCTTGTATATTCACCCTGTACTTTATCCACTGAGCAAAGAGCAATGGGCTATAGCCCTTATCAAAGGGGCATCTGATTGGTTTTCGGGTGGTGCTGGCACAGAAGAAAAAGCGGATTTCATCCAGCTCAACGCAGACGGTAGCTATCAAGTTGCATTAAAAGATATTCCGTTTTATTACGATTTGATAGTAAAAGCCTGCTTTAGGGAAGATGAGACGAAAAACTCGCCACATTGTCAAGACGAAGAAACACAAATACTCAAAATTGCCTACCAAGACATCGGCAAGCCTTATTATCAATGGAAAATGACATATATTTTCACCGATTGGTCAGCCCATATGCCCGAAAGCGAAGCCATTGTGGAAAGAAAAACGGAGCTAGTAGTCCCATTTGAATCGCTCGACAAGCGGTCGGATCCGTGAAAACTTTTGCAAATCGGAGCCTATATGATGTCTACACATTGGATTATCATCTCTACCCTCCTGCTTTTACCTTCACTCTTCGCCCAAGAAATAAGATCAGTGGCACTACGAGAAGTAAGTATATCAACCCAAGATCGTTCAGAAATCTGCCAGCAGCTTCCACGTTGTGACAGTGCATCAGGTACACTCTATAAGCGACTTTCACCCACAGAATACTATTTCATTGATGATCTCCTTCAAATTGCACGCTTTACAAAAGAGGAGAACTATCAACTCAAACAGTATTGGGATTTTGCCGATTATGTACACGAAAGTAAAATTCTCGACGGGGCAGATTACCAAGTGAATTTATATATTGAACCGAAACTCTATCCGCTAAATCACACAAAATGGGGGGTAGCCCTTGTAAAATATGGTTCTGGAGCTTATTCAGGCGGGGGAATAAGAGAAGAAAAAGCCGACATCGTACAGCTTAATGAAGACGGCAGCTATCAAACCGCCCTTAACGACATTCCATTTTATTACGAATCGCTGATCAGAGCCTGTTTCCGAGAAGAAGACGCTGACTCCCCTCACTGCCACGATGAAAAAGAACGCACCCTGAACATACAATACCGAGACATTGGCAAGCCCTACTATCAGTGGGAGATCATCTATACTTTCACCGATTGGCCAGCCCATATACCACAAAGTAAGGCCACGATTTACGAAAAAAAGCAACAACGTGTGCCATTTGAATCGCTCGACAAGCGGTCGGATCCGTGAAAACTTTTGCAAAGTTTAGGGCGGTATTCACCGCCTCTCTTTATGGTTTTAGCTGTTGTTCAATGATTCCACCACCAAGACAAACTTCGCCTTGGTAGAACACCGCAGACTGCCCAGGGGTAACGGCAATTTGTGGTTCATCGAAGATCACACGAATGGAGTCATCATCAAGCGGTTGGATTTCGCAAGCAATATCTGCTTGGCGATAACGGGTTTTAACGGTGCAACGCAAGTTTTCTTTAATTGGCTGGCGATCTACCCAGTGAAGTTGGCTGGCAATTAAACCGCGTGAAAGCAAAGCAGAGTTGTCTTGCCCTTGAGCCACGATCAACACGTTATTCACCAGATCTTTTTCCACCACATACCACGCATTTTCGCTCGCCCCTTTCACACCACCAATACCTAATCCTTTGCGTTGCCCAAGGGTATGATACATCAGCCCATCGTGGCGACCGATAACCTGTCCATCCACGGTTTTAATCTCTCCTGCTTGGGCAGGCAGATAGCGGGCTAAAAAGTCCTTAAATTTGCGTTCGCCGATAAAGCAAATACCCGTTGAGTCCTTTTTCTTCGCCGTTGCCAAACCAAGATCTTCAGCAATCGCCCGCACGATTGGCTTTTCAATTTCACCGACAGGAAACAAACTCCGACCAACTTGTTGTTCGCTCAAAGTATATAAGAAATAGCTCTGATCTTTATTGCTGTCTAAACCGCGCAATAATTTTGGCTGCTGATCAAACGGCGTACGACGAACATAATGCCCTGTGGCGATAAAATCTGCCTCCAAATCTTCTGTGGCGTATTCTAAAAAGGCTTTGAATTTGATCTCTTTATTGCACAAAATATCAGGGTTCGGCGTGCGTCCCGCCTTGTATTCCGCCAAAAAATGTTCAAAAACATTATCCCAATATTCCGCAGCAAAGTTGATTTTATGTAACTTAATGCCAAGTTTATCGCACACCGCTTGAGCATCGGCTAAATCCGCTGCGGCGGTGCAGTAGTCTGTATCGTCATCTTCTTCCCAGTTCTTCATAAACAAGCCTTCTACTTGGTAGCCCTGTTGCTGAAGAATAAAGGCAGAAACGGACGAATCCACCCCGCCAGACATCCCGCAAATCACTTTTTTCTTGGCATTTTCAGCCAACTGGCCTGCGGTTAATATTGGAAAATATTTTTCATAAGTGATTGATCTCATTATTTTTCTCTTTGATAAAAAATTTGACCCACTCGATCGATATGGTCGATAAAAGGTTGATGGGTGAGTTGGTGGTAAATCGACAGATCAAATAAATAAGGCGAGTCGGACTCATCTAAATCGT
The nucleotide sequence above comes from Pasteurellaceae bacterium Orientalotternb1. Encoded proteins:
- a CDS encoding orotate phosphoribosyltransferase — protein: MEQYKHDFIEFCLSRNVLKFGEFTLKSGRQSPYFFNAGLFSTGKDLAKLGEFYAQAIVKRGIEFDVLFGPAYKGIPIATTVAVALANQFNIDKPCCFNRKEAKDHGEGGNLIGSGLFGKILLVDDVITAGTAIRESMEIINANNAELAGVLIALNRKEKGKGELSAIQEVERDYGCQVFSIIDFDDLLQYLEKSAQYSPFLPKMEAYRSLYGV
- a CDS encoding tRNA 2-thiouridine(34) synthase MnmA — translated: MRSITYEKYFPILTAGQLAENAKKKVICGMSGGVDSSVSAFILQQQGYQVEGLFMKNWEEDDDTDYCTAAADLADAQAVCDKLGIKLHKINFAAEYWDNVFEHFLAEYKAGRTPNPDILCNKEIKFKAFLEYATEDLEADFIATGHYVRRTPFDQQPKLLRGLDSNKDQSYFLYTLSEQQVGRSLFPVGEIEKPIVRAIAEDLGLATAKKKDSTGICFIGERKFKDFLARYLPAQAGEIKTVDGQVIGRHDGLMYHTLGQRKGLGIGGVKGASENAWYVVEKDLVNNVLIVAQGQDNSALLSRGLIASQLHWVDRQPIKENLRCTVKTRYRQADIACEIQPLDDDSIRVIFDEPQIAVTPGQSAVFYQGEVCLGGGIIEQQLKP